The Clostridium aceticum genomic interval GATAAAAATGAAGAACAAACGGTTCATTTTATAGATTTATTATCTTTTGTTTATCAAATGGAGGATATTTTAGGAGATTTAAAAAAGGAAATAGTTCAGGATATCAAGAAAAACAATAACAACTAAAAATAACTGTGATAAAAAAAGCTCATTTTTAGGGAGTCCCTATATCCCTAAAAGACAAATAGAGATAAAGTCAGTCTCCAATACAACGGGACTGACTTTTAAAAATTTATTACATGGTTATAAATATGTGGTTAATAAAAAAACAGATGAAGTAAACAATGTACTTATGTAATGAATCGGATGTAGGAGGAGAAAATATGAAGAGAGTAAATGAAATTTTAAACCACCCTCAATACAATGTGTATCTACAAAAAAATATGGAGGCTGAAAAAGATCGTATCTTTTGCCGCCATAACCTACAACATTTTCTAGATGTGGCAAGGGTAGGTTACATTATTGCTCTTGAGAAAAATCTTAAGGTATCAAAGGAAATCATTTATACAGCGGCTTTGTTACATGATATTGGTCGATGGAAACAATATGCTGATGGAACAGATCATGCCCTTGTTAGTGCAGAATTATCAAAGGCTATATTAAGGGATTGTAATTATTCTGACAATGAGACGCATCTGATACTAACGGCTATAGAAAAGCATAGGAAAGGAAAAAAGCTGGTATCAGACCTGGACTTTCTTCTATATGAAGGAGATAAAAGATCTCGACCCTGTGTAGAATGTAAAACAATTGAAGGATGTAATCGATTTGAAGAGAATGAAAAGCCAGAAATTCAGTATTAATTAGGGCATATGGAAAGGAAAACCTGAGGTGGAAAAAATAAATTGTTAAAAATTTATCTTTTGTTTTCTGCGTATTTAGACATGTATATCCAAGTCTTTGCAAGAGATGTAGGCGGTTGTTGCTGTGAAAAAAGTCTAACAAACATGCTTTTTTCGACGATATTCACAGAATTTCGTTTGACGATAAAGCTTGAAAACGTGTATAATTTAGTTGTAAAAAAGATTATAAAATTTTGCTTTTATTAATTGGAACTATCACTAGATAGTATCTAAAAATTTAAGGGGTGAAGGGCTTGATATTAATGATTGACAACTATGACTCATTTACCTATAATTTGACACAATATTTATCCAGTTTAAAAGAAGAAGTTGTAGTATATCGTAACGATTGCATTACAATAGAAGACATAGAAAAACTAAATCCAGACATTATTGTACTATCTCCTGGACCATGTACTCCCAATGAGGCAGGCATATGCATAGAGGTAGTCAACAGATTTAAAGGAGAGATCCCTATACTAGGAATATGCCTAGGACATCAAACTATAGGACAAGTATTTGGTGGTAATGTTATAAAGGCTATAGAGCCTGTTCATGGTAAAGTGCATCCCATCTATCACACCGACGAAGGGGTGTTTAAAGGATTAAATAATCCTTTAAATGTCACTAGGTATCATTCGTTAGTAGTAGATCGAGAATCTTTGCCAGAGTGTTTTGAAATTACTGCGGAAACCTCTGAAGGAGAGATTATGGGGATAAGGC includes:
- a CDS encoding HD domain-containing protein; translation: MKRVNEILNHPQYNVYLQKNMEAEKDRIFCRHNLQHFLDVARVGYIIALEKNLKVSKEIIYTAALLHDIGRWKQYADGTDHALVSAELSKAILRDCNYSDNETHLILTAIEKHRKGKKLVSDLDFLLYEGDKRSRPCVECKTIEGCNRFEENEKPEIQY
- a CDS encoding anthranilate synthase component II, encoding MILMIDNYDSFTYNLTQYLSSLKEEVVVYRNDCITIEDIEKLNPDIIVLSPGPCTPNEAGICIEVVNRFKGEIPILGICLGHQTIGQVFGGNVIKAIEPVHGKVHPIYHTDEGVFKGLNNPLNVTRYHSLVVDRESLPECFEITAETSEGEIMGIRHKHYRIEGVQFHPEAILTEMGMELLNNFLVTAKQQELVSAS